Within the Gemmatimonadales bacterium genome, the region CCGCCGATTGACGGAATCGAGCGGGCTCGGCCGTAATGAAGTGTATCGCCTGGTCATGGAGCTCCCGTGAAATCGTTCAGGCTCCCGCAGCGGAGCCTTCGCCTGCTGATATTCGCCCTGTGCTCCCTGTCCGGGGCCGCCACGCTCGGCGCCCAGGAGGAGTCGGGCATTGTCATCGGTCGGCTCCATTACGACGGCGGCGGCGACTGGTACGCGAACCCCTCGAGCCTGCCCAACCTGCTCGCGGCGGTGCGGGCCCGCACCGACCTGCAGACCGCCGCGCGGGAACGGGTGGTCACCCTCTCCTCACCGACGCTCTGGGACGTGCCGTACCTCTACATGACGGGGCACGGCAACGTGCGCTTCAGCGACGAGGATCTCGTCACCCTCCGGCGGTATCTGTTGCAGGGGGGCTTCCTCCACGCCGACGACAATTACGGCATGGACGAGTCGTTCCGGCGTGAGATCGCTCGCCTCTTTCCCGACCGTCCGCTGGAAGAGGTGCCGCTCGACCATCCGATATACAACCTCGTATACCAGTTCCCGCGCGGTGTGCCCAAGATCCACGAGCACGACGGAAAGCCAGCACAGGGGTTCGGCATCTTTCTCGACGGCCGGCTGGCGGTCTTCTACACCTACCAGTCTGACTTGGGCGATGGATGGGAAGACCCCGACGTCCACAAGGATGATCCGGCCGTCCGGGAGTCCGCGCTTCGCATGGGCGTGAATCTCGTGGCCTACGCCGTGGGGACGGGGCAGTGATTCGCGATGCGACCCGGGCCGCGCTCGAACGACTCGTCGCCCCCCTCGCCCGGCGGGCGATGACCGGCGGCGGGGCGCTCGTGCTCGGTGCGGTGCTCCTCGTGCTGGGAGCGGCAGCCTGGCTGGCACGGCTCGGCGTGGTCGAGTCGCTCTGGTGGGTGCCGACCGCCTGGTTCGCTGCGGTCACGGTGGCGGTCGCGGTGGCGTACCTCCTGGTCCGACGCGCGCAGGAGCTTCGCGTGCCCGCGCTGGCCCGGCGCCTGGAATTTGAGGGTGGGTGGCGGCTTGGCGCGCTGACGGGCATGCTCGCCGACGCGGCCGATGGGGGCAGCGCGGATCTCCACCTTGCCGCCGACAACGCTGCGGCGTCGGACCTCGACTCCCGTGGCCCCATCGCGCTGGCTCCCCTGACCGCGCGGATCCGGCAATCCAACCGGGTGGCGCTGATCGCCCTGGTGCTCGGGGTGGTGGGGCTGGTCGGGGCGGGGCCTGGGCGCGCCCCGGTGCGCATGCTCTGGCACCCGGCGAATGCCCTGGCCCTCGCCACGGGCGCGGTGCGGGTCGACGCCTCCGAACTGGCGGTCAATCGCGGCGAGGAGGTCGCGCTTCGGTTGCGGGCCCCCGGACGCCGCTCCGCCACGCTTTGGAGTCGCGCGCCAGGGGAAACGTGGCAAGCCGAGGAGGTGGCACTCGACTCACTCGGTGAAGCGACGATCAGTTCCGGCCCACTGACCGCCGATCTCTTCGTCCGCGCGACCAGCGGTGGGCGCACCTCCGACACGCTGCATGTGACGGTGCGGATGCCGGCCTTTCTCGGGTCGGTGACCGTGACCGCGCAGTATCCCCGGTACCTCGGCCTCGAGGACGAGTCGCTCACCTTCGGCCCCGATTCGATTGTCCTTCCCGAGGGGACGAGGCTGGTGGTGGAGGGCGAGGCCACGGCGCCGCTCACCACAGCGGAACTGGTGGGCCCCCGGGCGGCGGTCTCGCTCGACGTTGCCGGCGGCCGGTTCAGCGGGCGCACGGTTCCGCTGGCATCGGGCGCCTATCGGCTGGCCCTGACGACCGAGAGCGGTACCCCGCTCGCGGGCAATGACGGCGCGCTTCAACTGTTGATCGCGCCGGACAGCGCGCCGGCCGTCAACATCCCGGTGCCCGGGGCGGACACCCTTGCTCCACTCGGACTTCGGGTGCCGATGGTCGTCGATGCGCGCGATGACCACGGCGTGACCTCGCTCGCCATCGTGAGCCGACGGATCAGCCGGTTCGGGACGGAAGATCCGGAACGACGGGACCTGATCCCGGTGCCGGAGGGTGCGCCCGACCGTCTCATCGTCCCCTATCTGTTCGATCTCGAGGGCCGGTCGCTGCTGCCCGGCGACACCGTGCGCTACTACGCGATCGCCGTCGACAACGCGCCGAGTGGACGGACGGGGCGGTCGCGCGAGTATGTGCTTCGTCTGCCGACCATGGCGGAAGTACGTGCCGCGGAACGTGCGGCCACCGAATCGGTCGGGGCGCAACTCGATTCCCTGGCGGCGGCCAGCAAGCAACTGCAGCGGCAGACCGAAGACCTCTCGCGCGAGGCGTCGCGCTCGACCTCGGAGCAATCGGGCCGCCGTGAGGCGGCTCCGATGTCGTTCGAAGAGGCGAAGCGGGCCGAGGCCGTGGCGCGCCAACAGGAAGCGCTGGTCCGCCAGGCCGAGGAGACGCGGGCAGCCATCGAGGACCTCCAGCGCGCCGCGGCGGAGACCGGGACCCAGGATCCCGAGTTCCAGCGCCGGATGCAGGAGATCGCCGAGCAGCTCGACCGGGCGCTGACCCCGGAAATGCGCCAACAGCTCGAGGAGTTGCGGCAGGCGCTGAGCCAGCTGGATGCGGCCCGGTCGCGGCAGGCGCTTGAGGACCTGGCCGAGGCGCAGCGCCAACTCAAGGAAGCGCTGGAGCGGAGCCAGAAACTGTTCGAGCGCGCCGCCATGGAAGGGGAGATGGCGAACCTGGAGGCCGAGGCGCGCGACCTTGAGCAGGAACAGAGTCGCTGGAATGACGCAGTGGACCAGGCCGACGCGGCACGGAGCGCCGAGCAGGAGGAGGCGCTGGCGGAGCGCGCCGATTCGCTCGCGTCCGCGCTCATGAAGGCGGCACAGAACCTGGACCAGATGCAGCAGGGCGAGCAGGCGGACCGGATGGAGGCGTCGGCAGACGCGGCGACCGAGGCGGCGCAGCAGATGGACCAGGCTGCCGCCTCGGCGAAGGAGGGGAAGCCGCAGGCCGCCAGGCAGCAGGGGAAGCAGGCTGAGCAGAAGCTGCAGTCGCTTGGCAAGACGCTGGAAGAGCAGCGAAAGGATGTGCAGGGTGAGTGGAAGGCGGAGGTGGTGGCCGCGATCGACCAGATGATGGCTGAGACCAGCCGGCTGGCCGACCGGCAACTCGCCATCACCGAGGCGCTGCGAAATGGTGAGTCTCCGTCCACCTTCAGGGCCCAGCAGGCCGCGGTGGAGGAGGGGGTTGAGAAGTTGACGGAGCAGTACAAAGAGGTGTCGGGGGAAAATGCGCTGGTGCCCCCCCAGATCGGGGCGACGCTGGAAGCCGCCAGGCGGCAGATGCAGGCGGCGCTCGACGCACTGTCGACGGCAGTACCCGGCCAGCGTGACGCCACCGGGCGCGCGGGGGAGGCGGTCGACGCCCTCAACGCCGCGGCCTACCAGATGTCTCGCGCGCGGGGTGACGTCTCGGGGTCCGGCTCCGGCTCCGGGCTTGCCGAGGCGATGGCGCGAATGAAGCAGATGGCGCAGCAGCAGGGACAGCTGAGCCAGCAGGGCGCCCAGATGCTGCCGATGGTGGGGAACGGGTCGATGCAGGAGCAGATTCGGCAGCTTTCCGAGCAGCAGCGGGCACTCGCCGAGCAGTTGGAGCGACTCCGCGCGGAGACACAATCCGAAGGGGCAGGGGAACTCGCGGGAGAGGCGCGCGACCTGGCGCGCCAGCTGGAAGCCGGACGACTCGACAAGCGGACCGTGGAGCGGCAGGAACGACTCTTCCGCCGCATGCTGGACGCCGGGCGGACGCTGCAGGGCGAGGAGCAGGACGACCAGAAGGAGCGGCAGAGCACCACCGGCAGCCAGGACGAGGTCCGACTGCCCCCGGCACTGCGAACCCAGTTGGAAGACGACGGCGGGCGGGTGCGTTTGCCGACCTGGGAGCAGCTCCAGGGGCTCTCGCCGGAGGACCGGCGCATGGTCCTCGAGTACTTCAGGCGCCTGACCGAGCGACCGGCACCGTGAAGCGCGCACTCCTGGTGTTGCTCCTTTTGGTCGGGATGTCGGGGCAGGCAGCCGGGCAGACCGAGGCGATGACGCGTGCCTACGAGCTGGAGCGACGCAGCGACTTCGCGGCGGCGGCCACCGCCTACGCGCAGATCCTGCGGCAGTATCCCGACAACCTTTCCGCGCTCCTCGGGCTCGAGCGCTCCCTCGTGCCGTTGCGCCGGGAAGCGGAGCTGGCGTTGCCTGCGGAAGCGTTGCTGGCGAGCAACCCGGCGATCACGGCCGCCTATTCCATTGCGATGCGCGGCTGGGCCGCAGCCAACCGTCCCGACAGCGTGGCGAGCGTGGCGCGGCGATGGGCATCGATGGAGCCGGGGAGCGAGGTGCCCTATCGGGAATGGGGGAACACCCTGCTCAGCCAGCGGGACGGGAACGGCGCCCGCCGGGCGTACCTGACGGGGCGCGAGCAGCTGGGCGATCCGGCGGCCCTGGCAGGCGAGATCGCGTTGCTCGCGGCGGCGCAGAACAACTGGGAGGAAGCGGCGCGGGAGTGGGCACTCGCCATGGACCGGTATCCCGGGTACCGCCTTACCGCGCGCAACGCCTTGCTCCGGGCACCACAGGCCGAACAGGAGCGGATCCTCCGGCAGCTCGCCAAGGGCACGCCCGCCGCACGGCGCCTGGGAGCGGAACTCACCATCCAATGGGGGCAACCCGCCGCGGCGTACGCGCAACTGATGAGCAGCCTGCCGGAAGGGCAGCCGCAGACGGTCGATGCGTTACGGCAGTTTCTCGACGCGGCCCGCGGAGTCGGGGGCCCCGAGGCGGCGACGGTGCGCGGCCAGGCCCTCGAGCAGCTCGCCGACCGGACCAGCGGCAGCGGCGCCTCGCGACTCCGACTCGAGGCCGCCCGGTCCTACGCCGACGGCGGGGACGCTCCATCCGCACGGCGGATGCTCGGCACCCTCGCCAGCGACGGCAGCACACCGCCCGACATGGCCGCCAGTGCGGCCGCTACCCTCGTGACGGTGCTCGTGCGGGAAGGGCAGGTGGATGAGGCGCAGCGGCAGCTCGACAACCTGCGGCAGAATCTCGGCGAGGAGAACGCGGAGCGACTTACGCTCCAGGTGGCCGAGGGGTGGATCCAGCAGGGCAACCTCGAGCGCGCGGAGGCGGTCCTGGCCAGCGACAGCACCGTCGAGGCGCTGGCGGTGAGCGGCCGCATTCGCCTCTATCGAGGCGACCTGGCCGGCGCATCTACCGCGCTACGCTCGGCAGGCCCCTTTGCGGGCACGCGGGAGGAAGCGACGGCGCGCACCGCCTTGCTCACGCTCATCCAGCCGATCGAGGCGGACTCGCTGCCGGCGCTCGGCTCGGCACTCTTCACCCTGGCCCGCGGCGATTCCGCCGCGGCAGTGGCGGAGCTGCTGCAGGTCGCGGATGGACTTCCGCCGGCGGCGGGTGGCGCCGAGCTCCGCCTCCTCGCCGGCCGCATCGAGTTGGCTCGGGGTCGGACCGACGACGCGGAGCGCCTGCTCCGGAGCGCCGCCGACTCCTCGGCTCCAGCGACCGCGCCAGCCGCCGAACTAGTCTTGGCGCGCCTGTTCCTTTCGCTCGACCGGCGCGACGAGGCGGTGGCACTGCTCGAACACCTGATCCTGACCTATCCCGGCAGCGCAGCCGTGCCGCAGGCACGCAGGGTCCTCGACGCCGCCCGCGGCGGCATCCCGGAGAGTTGATGCGACGACGTGATTTCCTGTGGAGCGCCGGCAGCGCCTGTGCGGCGGCTCCCTTTCTTTCCCTGGGCAGGGCCCCGGGCTGGCTCGCGCCCTGGCTCCTGATCCCGATGGACGATGCCCAGGCCGACCACCTCAAGGCGTACGGCGTGGTGTTCCGGCTGCTGGAGCGTGGCGGTCGCGCTGAATGGTTCCTGAACTACCGCGACGGGGCGTTCCTGGTGCCGTCCGACCAGGTGACGGCGCGCGACGCGGCGCTGGCCGGCGTCACCACGGAACCGCTGGACGACGGCGCGCTGCTGGGGATTCGCGCCGAGATCCAGATGGGCAACATGGAGGCCGTCCCGCTCGAGAAGGCGCCGAAGGTGGCCGTCTACGCGCCGCCGAACGCCGCGCCGTGGGACGATGCCGTGACGATGGCGCTGCGCTATGCCGGCGTCAATTTCGACAAGGTCTGGGACCCGGAGGTGCTCACGCCGGGCAATACCGGCCTGGCGCGGTACGACTGGCTCCATCTGCACCACGAGGACTTTACGGGGCAGTACTCCAAGTTCTATCTCACGTACGCCGGTGCCCCCTGGCTCACCGAGATGGTCGAGCGGAACACCGCCATGGCGCGCGCCTTCGGATTTCCGAACGTGCCGGCGGAAAAGCGCGCCGTCGCCGAGGCGATCTCGGCGTACGTGCACCAGGGGGGCTTCCTCTTCGCGATGTGCGCCGCCACGGAGACGCTCGATCTGGCGCTGGCCGGTGCGGGCGTGGACATCGCCGCGGCGTATGCGGACCAGACACCGATGGACCCCAACGCGACGGCCAAGATGGACTGGAGTCGCGCCCTCGCGTTCCAGGACGCCCGGCTCGAGTTGAGCCCCACCGTGTCGCAATTCTCGGATATCGACGGCCACGAGGTCAACTCGCTGAGCCGGCGTCAGCAACTGGGGAGTTTCCGGACGTTCGCCTTCAGCGCCAAGATCGATCCGGTGGCGACGATGCTGGTCCAGAACCATCGGGAGACGATTCCCGATTTTTACGGTCTGACCACGTCGTTCCGCAAGAGCCGCATCAAGCCCGGGGTCACCATCCTGGCCGACGAGCCGGGCGCGCCGTGGGCCAAGTATCTTCATGGTGAGCATGGACAGGGCACCTGGACTTTTTATGGCGGCCACGACCCCGAAGATCCCCAGCACCAGATCGGGGATGCGCCGACCGACCTGTCCCTGCATCCCCATTCGCCGGGCTATCGCCTGATCCTGAACAACGTGCTTTTTCCTGCGGCCAAGAAGAAAGAACTGAAGACGTGAGCGTGAGTCGATACAGCTGGTTCGTTGCCGGATGCCTCCTGCTGCCGTGGCGCCTGGCGGCGCAGGCCCCGAGCATTACTCCTGCCGGCGATCCGTCGGTGCAGCCCGATTCCATCTACCGACTGGCCGTCGATCCCGCCGACTACCCGGACGAGGCCGCGGTCTTCCTGCTGGACGACGGGGTGGTCGTTGTCCAGGCCGACGGCCGGGAGCGCCGCACCTTCCGGCAGATCGTGCAGGTCCTGAAGCAGTCGGCCGTCGAGGGGTTGGCCGAGCACTCGTTCTCCTGGTCGCCGGACAACGAGGAGTTCACCCTCAACTGGATTCGCGTCGTCCGGCCCGACGGCACGGTCATCAGCGACGGCCCCGCCCAGCAGCAGGAGAGCGACGTGCCCGCGACGATGGGGGCGCCGGTCTACGCCAACCGAAAGGTGCTCCGCGCCTCGATGAGCGGCGTCGCGGTCGGGACGATCGTCGACTACAGCTACACGACCGTCAAGACGCGGCCATGGGTGCCGGGTGATTTCTACCAGTGGTGGGGCGTGAGCACGGGCCTCAGCGTGAAGCGCTCCCGCCTCATCGTGGATGCCCCGGAAGGGGAGAAGGTCCGGGTCGAGGAGCGCAACCTCAACTTCCCGAGACAGACGACGCGGGCGGGCGGGCGGCAGGTGCTCACCTGGGCCGCGGCCGATCTCAAGCGGATCAAGCCCGAGGCCTACGCCGCCGACTCGAACGATATCTACATGTGGGTGGCGGTCTCGTCGCCGCTGACCTGGGGCGATATCGGCCGGTGGTACGCCACGCTGGCCGAGGATCGCTATGCCCTTACACCCGAGGTTGCGGGCCAGGTGCGGGAACTTGTGGCCGGGGCCGCGACCGCCCGCGACACGGCCGCTGCCATCCAGCGGTGGGTGGCGCAGGACATTCGATACCTCTCGATTTCCCTCGGCATCGGGGGATACCAACCGCGACTCCCCGCCGAGGTGGTCGCCACCGGCTTCGGCGACTGCAAGGACAAGGCGACGCTCTTCGTGGCGGCGATGCGATCGCTCGGGTTTGACGCCTCCACCGTCCTGACCAGCACGTCCGGCGGTGTGCAGCGCGGGCTTCCCTCGATGGATCAGTTCAACCATGCGATCGCCTATGTCTCGTTGCCCGAGGGCCGGGTCTACACTGACCTGACCGTGGCCTACCTTCCCTTCGGCATCCTTCCCCCCGCGCTGCAGGGGGAGTTCGGCCTGGGGGTTCCCGCCCAAGGCTCCGCCGAGGAGATCACCTTCCCGGAGGAGAAGCCGGAGGATCGGCTGTCACTGATCCAGCTGGCCGGTGGCGTCTCGACGGACGGGAAGTTCAACGGCGACTACAGCGAGGAAGTCAGCGGCTCGCGGCAGTGGCAGTTTCGGGAGATGTTCGAGTCCCCGATGGATTCGGCAGGACGCGCCAACTTCTCGCGCAAGATCGCGCAGGGGTGGTTTCCGGGCTCCAGGGGCGACAGCCTGCAGACCTTCGCGGGCCTTGATTTCGCCGAGCCGGCGCGGGTGTCGCTCGCCGTGCAGGATGGCAAGGCGCTGCGCCGTTCAGGGACCAACTGGATCCTCGAGAATCCGGTGGGGAGCGCCGGAAAGTTCACGGATGCCGCCGACGCGCTGGAAGCCGAACCGGCGCGTCAGTTCCCGATCGACGCCAGCCGGGTGTTCGGGCCGGAGGAGGACGTGATCAAGGTTCGCATCGCGCTTCCGGCTGGGTGGCGCCCGCAGCTCCCGACCTCGGTGCACGCCGCGAGCGAGTTCGGCGAGTACTGGGGCACCTACGCCTTCGTCGACGGGACCTTGGAAATCACCCGCCGCATGATCGGGACGCGCGGGATCTTCCCACCGGACCAGATCGACGCACTGATCGCCTGGTTCCGGGCCATGGGCGAGGACGACGCCCCCTTCATCCTCATCGATCCCGCGCCCGCCCCGTGACCCTCTCCGTCGTGCGCATCCCCGCCGACGTGCGCTCGCTGTTGGCGGGTGAGATTCGCGCGGCCGGCGGGCGCGAGGTCTCGTTCGTGGCCGACGTGGACGAAGAGGGAGTGATCACGGCGGCG harbors:
- a CDS encoding DUF4159 domain-containing protein, with the protein product MKSFRLPQRSLRLLIFALCSLSGAATLGAQEESGIVIGRLHYDGGGDWYANPSSLPNLLAAVRARTDLQTAARERVVTLSSPTLWDVPYLYMTGHGNVRFSDEDLVTLRRYLLQGGFLHADDNYGMDESFRREIARLFPDRPLEEVPLDHPIYNLVYQFPRGVPKIHEHDGKPAQGFGIFLDGRLAVFYTYQSDLGDGWEDPDVHKDDPAVRESALRMGVNLVAYAVGTGQ
- a CDS encoding DUF4175 family protein; the protein is MIRDATRAALERLVAPLARRAMTGGGALVLGAVLLVLGAAAWLARLGVVESLWWVPTAWFAAVTVAVAVAYLLVRRAQELRVPALARRLEFEGGWRLGALTGMLADAADGGSADLHLAADNAAASDLDSRGPIALAPLTARIRQSNRVALIALVLGVVGLVGAGPGRAPVRMLWHPANALALATGAVRVDASELAVNRGEEVALRLRAPGRRSATLWSRAPGETWQAEEVALDSLGEATISSGPLTADLFVRATSGGRTSDTLHVTVRMPAFLGSVTVTAQYPRYLGLEDESLTFGPDSIVLPEGTRLVVEGEATAPLTTAELVGPRAAVSLDVAGGRFSGRTVPLASGAYRLALTTESGTPLAGNDGALQLLIAPDSAPAVNIPVPGADTLAPLGLRVPMVVDARDDHGVTSLAIVSRRISRFGTEDPERRDLIPVPEGAPDRLIVPYLFDLEGRSLLPGDTVRYYAIAVDNAPSGRTGRSREYVLRLPTMAEVRAAERAATESVGAQLDSLAAASKQLQRQTEDLSREASRSTSEQSGRREAAPMSFEEAKRAEAVARQQEALVRQAEETRAAIEDLQRAAAETGTQDPEFQRRMQEIAEQLDRALTPEMRQQLEELRQALSQLDAARSRQALEDLAEAQRQLKEALERSQKLFERAAMEGEMANLEAEARDLEQEQSRWNDAVDQADAARSAEQEEALAERADSLASALMKAAQNLDQMQQGEQADRMEASADAATEAAQQMDQAAASAKEGKPQAARQQGKQAEQKLQSLGKTLEEQRKDVQGEWKAEVVAAIDQMMAETSRLADRQLAITEALRNGESPSTFRAQQAAVEEGVEKLTEQYKEVSGENALVPPQIGATLEAARRQMQAALDALSTAVPGQRDATGRAGEAVDALNAAAYQMSRARGDVSGSGSGSGLAEAMARMKQMAQQQGQLSQQGAQMLPMVGNGSMQEQIRQLSEQQRALAEQLERLRAETQSEGAGELAGEARDLARQLEAGRLDKRTVERQERLFRRMLDAGRTLQGEEQDDQKERQSTTGSQDEVRLPPALRTQLEDDGGRVRLPTWEQLQGLSPEDRRMVLEYFRRLTERPAP
- a CDS encoding DUF3857 domain-containing protein, with protein sequence MSRYSWFVAGCLLLPWRLAAQAPSITPAGDPSVQPDSIYRLAVDPADYPDEAAVFLLDDGVVVVQADGRERRTFRQIVQVLKQSAVEGLAEHSFSWSPDNEEFTLNWIRVVRPDGTVISDGPAQQQESDVPATMGAPVYANRKVLRASMSGVAVGTIVDYSYTTVKTRPWVPGDFYQWWGVSTGLSVKRSRLIVDAPEGEKVRVEERNLNFPRQTTRAGGRQVLTWAAADLKRIKPEAYAADSNDIYMWVAVSSPLTWGDIGRWYATLAEDRYALTPEVAGQVRELVAGAATARDTAAAIQRWVAQDIRYLSISLGIGGYQPRLPAEVVATGFGDCKDKATLFVAAMRSLGFDASTVLTSTSGGVQRGLPSMDQFNHAIAYVSLPEGRVYTDLTVAYLPFGILPPALQGEFGLGVPAQGSAEEITFPEEKPEDRLSLIQLAGGVSTDGKFNGDYSEEVSGSRQWQFREMFESPMDSAGRANFSRKIAQGWFPGSRGDSLQTFAGLDFAEPARVSLAVQDGKALRRSGTNWILENPVGSAGKFTDAADALEAEPARQFPIDASRVFGPEEDVIKVRIALPAGWRPQLPTSVHAASEFGEYWGTYAFVDGTLEITRRMIGTRGIFPPDQIDALIAWFRAMGEDDAPFILIDPAPAP